The sequence ccgcggcaatccgggtcccttcgatgcgctcacgcagccgcgttgtccgccagacgtgggcgtcgtagtctgcagtggttcacggcaggattccgatgtctgcgtcgcagatctgacgaaagcgtgaACCACTGTGAGCCACATTTCGCTACGCGGACATGCGCTCGAAAGGATGGGAAGACCGATACTTACTAGCATGACGATGTGGGCAGAATGTCCTTTGCGGGgataaaatgccgccttgtgatggtcgcccttcggtgcaatgatgacggcaacgctgccgttcacgcatccgatgacgccggcagccgtaggaaacattGAAGGCCTCCTTTTCATCCGGCGTCCTCgggaagtgaacccacttgttacgcatcccggcgtgcacgattacctccgccacaacatcgcacacagtctgctcaccgcagcttgcatgATGACAATAGTATCCTCGCTTCCAAACGAGGCTTGAAAGCTGCCACTCGCGAAAAACCGAAGGCCGCACAACACCCACAGGCTGCACCGACAGCGCAGTCAGTCGCGCCGTCGCCGTCTGCCGTACTGCTCGGTGGCGGCCGCTCGTCAGCTCTGAGATGGAGGCGTCCGCTCGGACAACAGTGATCGTGGACAACGAAATGCGCGTTCAAGTTCAAGGAGAAGAAATAACACCAGAGGAGTACCACAACGAGGCCGGATGGACGCTCGCGGGGGAGCGTATGTCGAGGCTGCGCCGGCGGGCCCCCGCCAGTGGCATGCCCGACGGATCCGGCGGGAGTCAAGCAAGCCCGAAATCGAAATTCAACAAAAACGTGAGAGCCTCGGTCATCAAGGCCGCACGCATGCCAGCCATGCCGCTGGAAGAGAGCAAGATAGTCGTCAGACCCAGAGGGGGACTGGACATCGTCAAGACCGGCACCACCACCGTCGCCACGGCCATACTCGCCGCGGCCAAGATCACGAGCGAGGAAAGCGCGGCGGACACCATCTGCCCCAACACGCAACAGAATATTATGGTCGTCAGTACACCGAACGAAAACAACGCAGCAAGGTACGCTACAATCCATGAAATCTCTATTCAAGGCAAACTCTACGAAGTCAGCGCATATCGCACGGCACCTCACGACACCGTAAAAGGCGTCATCAAAGGCATCCCCACCGACGCGAACGCCGAAGAGCTCGATAGAAATATTGTCAACGAGAGGAACCCACTAGCAGTGGGCGCAAAGAGGATCGGCAGCACGACCTCCGCGATCGTGGTGTTCCAGGGACCCAAGGTACCGAACTTCGTCCGATACGGAGTCACCCTGATACCTTGCCACCTCTACAGGAAACAGATCGACGTTTGCCACCAGTGCGGCCGAGTGGGACACCGTAAGGACGTGTGCCCGACACCCACAATCAAGACGTGCCTGGCCTGCGGGCTCGCGAACCCCAAGGAAGACCATAGCTGTACCCCAAAATGTAAGCTGTGCGGGGGCGAACACTCGACCGGAGGCCGCGAGAGATGTCGTGTCTGTTCGGCGCTTCGCGCTGAGCAGACGCGGCACCCTTGTCCGGGTAGGACCGTtcgctcaaaacaaaaaaatccCGCTCTGCAACCCAGGGCGGGACCCTTACCGGAGCGGACGTACTGGATGATGAGGGGTTGATGAGTGTTATAAACTCTGGGACATGGTGCTTTCGAGTGCCAAGCTCCCCTTCCCTTCTGACAACggtaagttccccaagaaagactatcgtctttaaaaagaagaaacgcacagtggaacacaacggccaatcgcgtcttgctgcagcgccaaggcacaaaagacagtggcgacaacacaaatgttcatgggcgaacgtgttcaccgttataacaaaacaaaatgcacaaagcacagtcgaaccatacggcgacggcggcgtattcggtcaacgcgagagcagtagcacttcacaagcggcgacgaaaattctacggggcccagcggccgcgttcaccgtttaaaattcccgcggaaggcaccccgagtaggagagcgcggcgcggccgttgctaggacgagcgtttcttttctcacagactccatccgggtaacttgagatctggagacttttcgtccgcttgctcctcgaaaatccctctacgtctgggtactacctaggcaactgtttatccctaagagacCCAGCCAACCCAGCCAGTTGGCTGTTTGTTGATGGCGCGTGTTAAACTTGTCTACGAATACGAAGTTTGTGCGCGCGCGGATGGTgatctgcggccgaggtgtgtttactttccgtccgttccagtttttacacccatcgaacgcttcgagattgccccctgctttagttaaagggcctcgcaatttctgaagatgtcgatcttgtagacgacgaactttttgcatgtgggtagtctccccgagtgacaatccacgtatgctggcgaagtgagagtcaagtgcgctccgtgagcgacacACTGGACGGTACTTCagcaactgttaatcgttacgtctgggcgtaacgctagacaccgcctttacatcgcgtttgagccctatgggtattaaatttttgaacagcgatggccgccttcttcagcttgagtaaaagacccaatcatgatcaagaaattcgatgtggatcaggcccgattgtgatcgaaaggggttgtgtgacaccggtattatgtttttcaccgcttgtctgaaaaggctgagtgaggCAATCGTtgtcatattctcaaaacgctgcctaatgcatccagcaaagctgctattgccgtggcagtgaaatcatgccagctagacatgtattcaaatgtgcatggtcattcttttagaactgacctgtttcattgggctgtagttttcctgcaaattattcgattttaatgcagcttacggtcaaagattcaggaaggataaAAATTGACtggctcgtcccatttttttatgcgcaatgcaaaaaaaaagtaagaaataaggaaaagtgcgaaaaaactctgaatgtcatgctgcatgccacacacgactcgtaaaggtttgtaaaagttataaatcacttgccctaccacaggtgttgaaatgaccaccctgcatgatcacacactttttgatgcatttattagcatgcacaaattttaatggacaagtggcatcggtattgcaaattatttgacaccatgatgctgtcaccacatgctctaactaggacttttatatttttcatattagtgtaacgtaaaagttgcccatgcagacttgcagggagtactgaaaaacccaaacgacattacagacaagcacaagcaaggtttggggctttgcgtaggcagagttgctttggggaacgcaacatataaatctgcaagaattgggcacacacccaacagccagtatcaagcatgctctttacctttccagtgagttcgtaaaaacttgcttcgcaataggtaagcagatataaacacatcacaaaatggagtagaagttttgttttatctgtttATCTGTTGTTtactgcaggccttgagcccagaacagcagggcaaatgaacagaagtagttatatatgatacttaagttcctgtgtagtaacgccctcatatttcaagtatcatgaattgccaactcacccaatcagccattctgttaggtatatctggatgtgtgtgcatgtgtgttgtgtgtgtgtaaataagtaatgaacatagaaaaaaaatagttggtttaataaacacatgaagcacaaggctaacgaatacacaataatgatcaataaaaacatatcattcacatgcaccaacatcataaacaaatgtacgacatggaaccatacaggtgtattacagttcaagatacatagttctcattctctttgtggactggtggtagttCGTCCCAGTCACttgatcgttgaaaaaaaaaagtgtttaaatgtcttagtgatctcattcatctgatagctacagggtatagatatgtaaaatgcagcgatcataggctagtgagtgcaatccttgcccccagtttgaagaacacacaaaaaaaataaccactaatgcacaggccaacccaggtatagccaggaaaaaaacagaatactttagaattcccctagaaaacaaatacgacaccttagaacaagaagaaacaaaagacatagaggaaaccacaactagaccaatttctgaatctgtagtcgaagttggaggtaaagcatcaatgcaagaagcaacatctcttgaaccacaaaagactggataaagaaacaacaacagataagtgggtgggcatagataaatagaatttgcttagctattaaagctatcaataaatataagcccagtgacatatggaattatgatatcaaagagcagtgaaaaaggtgatggcatcgaaacagctaccaggtaactctataggaaagaccgaaatgcatgcagtgaaagataagcatggcaatattaatggtaaactgaatgagtgcatcacttgttacaccactaaaacaagataatttatgagctcgtggcaatttctattcaggccacatggttttgagaacactgaagaacttatagtttttggtgcaaagttaaaaaaagcaatttgtaccattcttttccctcttaataacatactgccatgaaaccaaggcgagtaaaagtccttgattactttatcaataaaaactgattcagtgtttcagattagcaagcctttaatgttgaagtaaggcccgtattctgaaatgctccttgcctcagcgaggaggccataactgcttcaggacgccttgccatgtattctataacacttcttaccaaggttccctcactgaggccttccttggtgctctcttgagttaaggtagcactagagcaaccttcgtgcctccttacctcactcctcgcactaaaagggtgcttttctgaagtactttgtcagtgacactgtgtccgatctttttttttttttcgatcgattccttgtacttctgcacgagctctgtaattatatccttcccattgttgatcaaaaattgcttgtcgggcatgttttttaatgtgcggctgaacagcggccaaaatttttcattaaggtggtgcagcacgaagaggacagggtacacagagacgacgaagatggaatgcttactgccaactcatgctttgcacttcaaagggttaaacattctttagcgagacccgtattacacctttgaatgcgtaccaccctgtgtttgtgacatcatatactacgtcctaccttcccgtgcaggcagtcaaaaacaaatggtgatcctcgtgcacacaaatcgttattgcagtcaccgctgtcgggttcccaaaagctgtcgaagctcactgcagtgtcaaatgaaaaagaaccacatgtcctgcatggtttcctacatctcattcgggctggctatcacaggaaaatattagcaactgtcttaaaacgggtgaaattcagtgaaaacagctctaaatggcacaaaataaacttcataccagtaagcacacataatgagaacagctaagatgcaagcatttatgacaagagaaatcgacaagaaaggagacatggtgagaaaaaaatttccacactccattaaaattggtccttgccttattaactgaaacgtcacacttccttgtttagagggtacaggtatatgtggctttgttggtaggtgggcagcTGAAATTTGAAAACAGCTACATTTTTCCACTTGTGTGAacgtaaaaaaaatgctgaaagtacacggtaaaccattcatctgtgtcactttgtgaaccattaaagcagcatatgtggaatcggcaacagacaggcacgtacactcttgcgacagagcatcgcaaaagcaaaggtcaagggatgaagcaacacaatagtcaaaggtcacaggttctcagtcaggaaacaaaccaaacaacacaagtgacattcccatttctgttgttttgatgtcaagtacaagagcaacacatgaaaaaaaaaaactaatttcagtataacaaaggagcaagcatttgcagctacaaatgttggttgtgtgcatctgctctagtctgcaaatggcagttgtaggtagaagaaactgcagtagcaattgaaggggtgcattcgtggaatggtgaaagttacagtgctgggctgaactgaaccaaatgaagtatcccatgcctatagaagtgtgtcacccatctagaagttaaatgtaccatctaatctaataatggtgcatttaacttcacattttgcattaagccagttataaagtctcatgaccaaaggaaaacttgtcctaaaaaggtgcaccctttaccaaccaccaactgtagaaacaaagttgcaggtgcattcacaccactgatacacccgtgcgacaacatgaatgaaagcagtcatgctgcttctcaaaacatttcgcttctctttatttactcgccatgtagacgtatccttgtcattgtatgtccaaatattgaacactagcaatgtgatgtaaccagcagttgcaattatttcttattaccacctgacgtctaaggatcctgctcggctctttttttatagaagcatggacactttcattactttgagtgcacgtgccctagaCTTTTAGCATCAGCtatattaaaactcaatcacatgcgcgggcagaatagctattgcaagtaataccggtgacacgcaggcacttttgatcgcagtcaaggttgacccggaccggatttcttgatcgcgatcatcaatcatttctgctgctcggtccagactaatccggatcgagtttggcgcagacatcagtcaaatcgcgatctaggAGCTagatatcgatgcgcagatcgcaattaaacaattaaaaatgaccgtgtaggtacacctgatccggatcgagcccaatcccgatcggtcgtgatcgcgatcaattgcccctgtgacaccggtataacgattagcgaagtgctttcgttcatgccaacttccaaaaacgcacaatattctcagctacactgataatggcaaagaaaacgcatctcgaggcgttcgacgggattaaagacaagggcggacggtaagtgacagcgcgactatggtggctaccatagcgcGGCAGGGCCACAGAACACTTATGGCAGGGCTACATGGGATCATACACACCCGGCGAGCACGGACGCGCCGTCCGCCACCAACGTCAGCAACAAAAACCTCGCGCGCCAACCCGCAaagctctcctagggataaaaagagcattgcacgtgttcctaggtagtacccagacatagggagatcttcaagaagcaaacggggaaaatatccccagatcgaagttacccggatggagtctgtgagaaaagaaacgctcgtgttgctaggcggaactccgcagcaccgcagcggcgtccctgtgtgcgcgcagccaatagcgcgccgctgccgttgccaaaaacgtacaaaatccttttgtgttcgacggctaggtacctagggagagaatctctagggattttcgatggtggcgccgtcacatcttggcggagcgcggagctttctggaacgccgcttcgccgaccggtgtgaccggtgtcggtgtcggctgaGCGCGTACGTACGTCACTTGTCTCTGCGCcaacgacgatgaccgcgagcaGACCGCGAGTCATGCAGCACATGCAGCTTTCGTCTTGACAACCACTGGACAacgtagtccgtgaaccggtgtcccgtagcgacttcgtcgtgactgcctcagagaacgtctagtactgcctttgcttgattgacggacgtcgagggcgaaacagagcgaaggtgctgcaatgcgctgccttgccacgacaagtaagtagcgatctctgttatttcgagttgtgctccgctagtctgaaatgtcggcgtacctgttacatttacatatcagagagcgtgatcatatagctatgctgccgttcttacgttgtggatacggagcgtgataaacatttcgaactgcggcacaagaggctcatccgcgatcgctgcgcgagcagaaaaaagttttctgcgaaggaaccgatcgtgtgttttcatgcactacagccgctacagttcgacatggttaacttgcaccaactcgcccaatgttcggctttgcgtaattgataactgctactattattatctcatcaactaataggaacagtttcttcgcgcataaaagaagcctgattgccacaagtgttcaggtttgaatgtcggatttgcttgcattatgaagtgtcatcgcgctccatgtttccaagggattgcaactgcttgcaagaggaagcaggcgctcttcgttcgctagtttgatacaagTGCCACAGTTCACCAGACAGCACTTAACGTGTTTAGTGCGCTCGCATTTAGTGTTGGTTTGTAAAGAGCCTTCTAcgaattgtaagctgaattgtaagcgtactgacggaaaatataaaatgaaagaCGAGAAGCGTTCACTCTTTTTTTGTACACCGTATCTCATGTGCCTGCTTAGCTGGCCTTCAGTAAGATTATGCGCCATGTAATGCTTATAAGGATTGTGAGAGTGATACATTTAaagtagttgcaataaaaaaccaATGTAAATGAAAAAGGTATGACTATATACAGCAGGATATATGCATCTTTATTTAAGGCATGAACAGCAAGAATGAGGTTAGCTCAAGCAACCAACTTTGCAAAAGGCCAATGGGTGCACAGTCTAGCAGCCTTACGCTTCCTGGAAGACCcttgtgtaacattgcttgtcACTCACACCAGTCAAACTTGCTTATTGAATGAACATGTCGTAGGCTAGACTGCTCTGCTGTCTGCTATATGCTACAACaacatggcaaacatgctttcTGTGTCCCCCGAATATAGGATTACAGCAACATGCAAGGGTGCAGCTGCCACTCTGGTGCAGTAGCGGTACTGTCCATAATGCACCATCCTTTCATAATAGTCCGAAGGTACTAGCCTACACATGGTGTTAtcgacacttggctcaaagcacaACCAAGGCCTATTGAGAATGTAATTAAGTTTTACCTTCACCATCCATACTTGATGTTGAAAAATTTCTTCTGCCtacctaccgtaaaatcccgagcaagcgccccctcctttttttcggATATTTGAAATATCTGCAAATGGGACCGAGCCAGTGATCCCCCCTGCCTCCCGCCCTTTACActgcttcattcagtgtttttattcgCTTGACAAGGGCTAATAACGACAGCGAATGCATGCTCATTCAAAaacgcatttcattggaagcacgTGCGGCTCTTCTACCTCcatattgaattttgatccgtgaccgagcaagggccccccttcaaatcttgtccgattatgTTTTTATGGGAGTGGTGCTTGCTCCGGATTTTACGGTattcagttaaaactcgatctaacgaagtcATGAGGACActtgaattatttcattaaatcaggaagtttgtaaaatcgagaagcggattttttggctctttgaaatctaaaattgtaacatatAACAATAACCAAAAGCTACCAGGCCATTGCTCTCGTGATTAATCTAATTGCTGCACAGGTGAAAAGTACGTGAGGGTGGCTCTGACATGAGGCTCCCTTGTCGCCTATGTCCAGGTGATGCAAGCCAGAAAGACCATTACGTGAAGCAATGACGGGCGAACATATACGTGGAGAACGAacgaagtgattgtgcgagcaggccaagccagaaagttgcaaggaaacTATTAGTGCCACAAAACCAGCCACCGCCGCCTCTAGcaccatccggtacgtaagaACGCTACTGACTGCTGAGTCCATTGCTCCATGCATGGGCACAGTGGAGCGCCAGCCTCATCAAACTAATGCTCTAGGGCTAAAGCGTTAGAGTGCACGctcgaagaatttttttttctcctctatatCTTAACTCTGTCAAGCAAGTAGCACACAAAGTGAAACTATATATCTTCTAGCTCAAACAATGTCCACTGTCCTTATGCAGCCAAAGCTTTAATAAAGTGCTGTGTGTGAGCCAGACACAATTTTGTATTCTTAATCTGTAAAGCTAACGATATTCATTTGGAAACATTGTTATTGCAAAAAGCTTCTACTTGGGATGCTGCTTTACATCCTTGAGAAACCTTCAGTAGTGATTTTAAAGTCCCTTGGAATTGGGCTATCGAAACCTGTACAAACCCTGTTACCTTCTCAGCCTAGagttatagggacactaaagagcaaaacgatttttctcatattagtaaactactctttcgcaataccaaaaacaccacgcttgctgtgagaaaacacgcaaaaacaaaatgtgggtggtgacgccaccttgaagtttccgcaccatttgccgtgacggcgcctactagggactacgtagatcttaatcggtaaaaatgaagtacattgtcctctgagggtgccatagactgaacataccaagtctggggtaattttgttgagccaatggtacCAAAATaccataaatacactttaaaatccgttacgtcacgtggggagattttggcacgaaatttaaaaaacgaaactttgaacttgattttctcctctattaataaacctatgatggcgaaattaatgacattagagttctcagagcacaatttatcgatctaaaccgattcattgtttctctttagtgtccctttaaactaatgAACAGTTTTTGTGATTCACATTTATGAGAATGAATGCAATAGGGTTTTCAGCTGTACTATAGTGTGCAATATACAACCTTTATTTGTGCAGGTGCCCGTGCTGCAAGTACAGTCATAACCCCTGTGGAGGGGATCCGACCCCATGGAGAACGCAGGGGCTGACGAGCTGCGTTTAAGTATGCTTTGCTGGTGCTTTTAGCTATTTCAAAAGACACAAGAAGTGGCCCGACATCACTTGGCCATAGGCTGCTCTTCCTCATCTCAATGAGCATAGCTCTTGGAATGCTGGCTCCGCCAAAAAACTAGCCATAAAGTTcaaagtaaagtttttaaaccatgtactttttgtcatctcatgcgagctgccatacacacacagatgaatctttgttgttgcttggaggtagacttcatgcttctctcccagcagcccagctctcttctctttctattatgtattacttttctttgatTTATGCTTCAATGACCAAAGTATGCATGCTCACTCCCTGCGTGTGAAGGAGAAATGCACCGGTGTTGAAACAGCATAAAAGGATGTGAaaggttaaaggacccctgacaggtGAAATTttagtttgtgacttttttttactgtaacttgtagccttgtgtctggcGATGCTGAAATTGAGTGAGGCATAAGCGCTCTGacatatcgtataattaatgc comes from Rhipicephalus sanguineus isolate Rsan-2018 chromosome 7, BIME_Rsan_1.4, whole genome shotgun sequence and encodes:
- the LOC119399070 gene encoding uncharacterized protein LOC119399070, with the protein product MEASARTTVIVDNEMRVQVQGEEITPEEYHNEAGWTLAGERMSRLRRRAPASGMPDGSGGSQASPKSKFNKNVRASVIKAARMPAMPLEESKIVVRPRGGLDIVKTGTTTVATAILAAAKITSEESAADTICPNTQQNIMVVSTPNENNAARYATIHEISIQGKLYEVSAYRTAPHDTVKGVIKGIPTDANAEELDRNIVNERNPLAVGAKRIGSTTSAIVVFQGPKVPNFVRYGVTLIPCHLYRKQIDVCHQCGRVGHRKDVCPTPTIKTCLACGLANPKEDHSCTPKCKLCGGEHSTGGRERCRVCSALRAEQTRHPCPGRTVRSKQKNPALQPRAGPLPERTYWMMRG